TGGCTATTTATGAATAACCTGCCCAAAAGAACCGTTCCTACAGGAAATATCAACATCACAGGTAAAGTTATTTTTGAAAGAACTCCAAATGCAACCGCTCGTGGCAAAGTCAGCATCAAAAGTAACATCAAGACATGCGTCACGCATCCCATCAAAAACAAATTTTTATTCGAGATCGAATCCAAATTTTTTATCATAAAGTGTCGCCAACCTAAACCTACCGCACCAGATATTACTATGACGGCAAATCCAGTCCATGCTCCAGCACCACCAAGGTACAGTCTGTATCCTCCGGTTAAGATTGTAGCTGTCACAGTCGGTACCATCCCGAAAAATAAACCGCAGACGCTCAAAAGAATAGATCTTGTATCAAATATTATGCCAGGAAGAAACTCCCATGGATTCACCATTATCGCTAATCCAATGATACCAAGAATAAGGCCAATGGGAATTTGTTTGGGTGAAGCCTTTTCTTCTGGTTGCCTCAAAAAAACTAAATCGTAGATTAAGACTAACGAAACCAGCAATGCTGCATTATTGATTAAACCGATGAAAGTCGAAACTGTCACAATCTCTCCTTATTCGAATCCAATAAGTACTTGCATTACTTGACTCAACAAACCTCAACAATATTGCCAAAGCTTAATCCCATGAAAACTCAACCATTCTTGCCCTATCATGAATTCCTTCTGGCCTCAACTGTATTTATCGTGTCGGCAAAACACGCCGGCATAAATTTCATTCCCATTACATGAATTTATCCAGCCATACATATGTTTCAGCGATCCAGAAGATCCCTGACAATTATTATTTTTGTTCTGCGATTTTCTTACATTTGCTCAACGACAGCAATTTTATGGAAAACCGGCAGCTATTCGGAACTGTTTATGATAGACTTATGATGGTCTTTACAGACTGTCGTGCCGTCTCTCAGAAATATGGGGCCAGACTGGAGGTCACCCACTCAAATCCCTTGACTTCAGCAAACAGATCATCCGCCGGGTAATCACCCATCCGGTTTGCCGTCCTATTTGCGGATAATGGTCCCCACATGTTCACCGGCCAGGGCTTTGGTGATGTTGCCTTCCTTCATTCCGTTGATCACCTGGACCTGCTCGATCACTTCGCTGTTTTTGATGATCTCCAGGCAGGGCCGCTCGATGACTAGGTCATCCTGGTCTTTTTCCATCAGTTCCGCCACCGTGATGTCGGGAATGAATTCGGCATCCGGGTTCTTTTTCGGGTCTTCGGTATACAGCCCGTCCTCATCCTTGACAAACAGAATCCGCCGGGCCCCGATCAGGTCCCCTAAAATCACCAGGCCCACATCGGTGCGATGGATGGGAATCCGGCCTTTTTCCGGCTTGATGGCAAAATAGTCATAGGGCGGCATCCCGTGCATGACCGGAATGATGCCTTCCGCAAAATAGGTGGGCAGTTTGACGATATCGCTGTGGGAAATTTTGATCCCGCCCCAGGGAGACAGCAGGGTGGCGATCATCAGGGCATTCTGATCCGAGATCATGCTGCCGAAACGGGCGATCACCCCCGTGGGCATACCCATTTCCAGTCCGATGGTGTAAATGTGCCGGCTCCGGGTGCCGCCGCCCGTGGTGATCAGCATTTTGTGGGAGGTCCGGTTGGCCACGATTTCCTTGAGTATGGCCGGCAGGGCTTTCACGCCCCGGTCACAGATGGACTGGCCCCCGATTTTCAGGATCGCCACATCCGGGTACAGCCGCTGCTGGGGCGCAACGTCCAGTTGATCCAGAAACGTTTTGCTGACCAGGCTCTCGCCCATGAGCCGGCTTTTGACATGCAGCCGTTTGCCGTCCTTGTCTCTTACCAGTGCCATAATCATCCGCCTTTCATGGAAAGTTATTGTTGCTCGGAAGTGCCCTCTTGTTTAGATCCTTTTCTCAGATGAACCAGTTCCGCACCGGTTTCCTCGGCAAGGTGGGTCAGTTCGCTGAGCCGCAAATGGTCTGAATAGACTTTCAAGTTGCAGTCCAGAACCGCCACGACCCGGAAACGGGGCTTTTTCTCTCCATCCTGCACATTTCTTCGTTCTCTGTAAAAAATTTTTCCCGGCATACCCCATCCCTCCATTTTTTAAATTTTTAATTACCCATTAATTTATGTATTTTTCATCAGAATTCAACCACAAATCCATTCCTCTCTGTCCGGATATGGCGGGTGCAAGAGTCTTGTTTGAAAATCTATCTATCTTCATTGTTCTCAAAATAGTGTTTGCAGCGGGTTTTTACATTTGCTTTAAGGTTGCAATACCAGAGTGAGTAATCAAATTTATGATATACCCCCGGGGGGAACGCGCCAATGTCCAGCTTTTCAGGCAGGATGGTGACCAGGGCACCTGTTTTTTTATCTACACGGGCACCTGCGTAGTGTGGCATCTCTCGTTCAATGTGGCCGGTGGTGGTATTGAAAAAGACGGTGCCAAGATTCAAAAGCTTATCTGCCGGTGTTTCATCCGTTGCCCAGTTCAGCGGATTAATACAAAATGCGCCTGGCAGTAATACAGGAGAACCAGTTGCCCCTGGCGCTTGAGTATTATATGAAATAATTACGCCTGTATCGGTCGCTAGCGTTGCGGGCTTCATCCAGGGATAAGCTGCAAAGTCCTCTGGCGTTATCGAATATCCGATTAAATACGCAGCCACCAACTGGTTCTGTAAACCCGGTCTTTTAAATTGCTCCCGCATCAGTTGAATCAGAACCATCGACCCCTGACTGTGACCGGCAAGAATAAAAGGACGTCCCTGATTCAGATTTTTGAGGAAATAGTCAAAAGCACGTGAGACATCCGAATATCCGATTAGAAAATATTGGTTTTTATACATGTCTTTTTCAGGATCCAGCTTGGCAAATGACATCTGCCGGTAGTAGGGGGCAAAAACATTTGCACTTTCTGAATACACGCTGGCCTGGGTATCAATAAGATTCTCGGCCGCACGCCTCAATACCTCATTATTTATATCCATGTTTGCGGGTGAGTCGTCGGCATAAATCGTTGGATACACATAAAAAACATCTATCGGATTGTCCGGTGTTGGGGTTTGGATTACCCAGGAAGAGGCCTTCTGGTAATCCGGGGCCTGAGAGATTTTCCCTCCAGGATCGATTGTGGATTGAGGAATTGTTCCGCATCCCCAACACATCAATGCCATTAAAATCAAGGAGAGCAATATCAAATGTCTTTTCATTGCCTGCTTATACATTCCCAATATTTTTATGTGTTGATAATTCATGTGTTTCTTTCCTTTCCAATTCTAACAAGCTCATGTGTGATTCAGCATACCCTTGATGAAAAATTATCTGTATATTATCCTAAATTGAAAGCCGTGCAGAAATGTTTATCACATTGATATCTGAATACCCAACTTTTTTCGAATTTTAAAATAGAGCAAATAAACCAGATCAGCATTTACTTACAATTTTGTAAAAGAACCGGCGGCCATTCGGACCTGTTTATGACAGACTTGTGACGGTCCTTGCAGACTGTCAAGCCGTCTCTCAGAAATAGGGGGCCAGACCGGAGGTCATCCGCTCTAATCCCTTGACTTCAGCAAACAGATCTTCCGCCGGGTAATCACCTGTCGTGTCTGCGGGGCTGCCTGATTGAGGAAGAATAAACCGGCGGGCAAATTCCTGTATCCGGTCTTCCTGCATCCGGATACCCGGGTGGGCCGGATATTTTTCAATCACCACCTTTTTTTTGCGGTTCAAGGGAATTTCTTTGAAAGAATGTCTGAAAGACACGGATGATTTCAGGGAGGTAGCTGTGTAGGCAACCGTCAGGGTGACACCGGAAAAAT
Above is a window of Desulfotignum balticum DSM 7044 DNA encoding:
- a CDS encoding uridine kinase; the protein is MALVRDKDGKRLHVKSRLMGESLVSKTFLDQLDVAPQQRLYPDVAILKIGGQSICDRGVKALPAILKEIVANRTSHKMLITTGGGTRSRHIYTIGLEMGMPTGVIARFGSMISDQNALMIATLLSPWGGIKISHSDIVKLPTYFAEGIIPVMHGMPPYDYFAIKPEKGRIPIHRTDVGLVILGDLIGARRILFVKDEDGLYTEDPKKNPDAEFIPDITVAELMEKDQDDLVIERPCLEIIKNSEVIEQVQVINGMKEGNITKALAGEHVGTIIRK
- a CDS encoding DUF3089 domain-containing protein, whose translation is MNYQHIKILGMYKQAMKRHLILLSLILMALMCWGCGTIPQSTIDPGGKISQAPDYQKASSWVIQTPTPDNPIDVFYVYPTIYADDSPANMDINNEVLRRAAENLIDTQASVYSESANVFAPYYRQMSFAKLDPEKDMYKNQYFLIGYSDVSRAFDYFLKNLNQGRPFILAGHSQGSMVLIQLMREQFKRPGLQNQLVAAYLIGYSITPEDFAAYPWMKPATLATDTGVIISYNTQAPGATGSPVLLPGAFCINPLNWATDETPADKLLNLGTVFFNTTTGHIEREMPHYAGARVDKKTGALVTILPEKLDIGAFPPGVYHKFDYSLWYCNLKANVKTRCKHYFENNEDR